In Maylandia zebra isolate NMK-2024a linkage group LG9, Mzebra_GT3a, whole genome shotgun sequence, the genomic stretch TCTTAAAACTAAAAGAACCCTAATCCAGGATAGTGCTCCTACCATCGTGGTTATTAGAAAGTCGTCTTTCTCTGAGGATGCTCTGCAGTGACCTGCTGAAAGGAGAATACATCACATTTATACATTACTTTGCTCACATAAAGATGGACATATGCTCAGCTACATTTACCCTAAACATCTCATGGACATGTGATGTCATTCATGGTTTTAAGGAAAAAGACTCACCACCATCTTTGGTCTTCACTGCCCAGGCGGTGCTCATGTCATTCCCTGCTACAGCAGGAGTAGGTGCCACCGCCCCGTTGGAAACAGCAGCGGGCTTCCTGTTCGCCTTCATCGTGGCATCCAGTGAACTCTCGGCATCGTCTGGAAATGGAGCCAGGCGATTGGCTGAAAGGCCATGCCTGAGAGTGTGAGTTAACTTGAGCCGACGGAAGCGGTTCGACATCCTACTCCACCAGGACTGGAAGAGGGTGGACACAAAGGAGCGTTATAACCAAAACTATTATGATATCCTTGATAGAAAGCAACTTTGCAAATTACATTTTTACCTTAAGGCCTCCTTTGTCATCGGGCGGCACGGGGACATTGTTGAGGGACTGTCGACTCTTGGAGCGCGTCATTAAAGTTCTGGCGCGGTGTTTCGACTTATCTTTGTCTACCTGCATGCACACGGATGCTAACAGACGCACCAGCTCAGTGTCTGACAGAAAACACAGGGAAACAATTATGAGTATATGCAGTTAATAACTTGCAAAACGCGAGGGATTTAAGTCGACCTGTTTCATGATCGTTATCATAGATTATTCTACTGATTATTTTCTCTATTAATAGATGAATTGTTTGATTAGACAAACTGATAAACACCCATCACATTCAAACAGCTCGTTTCACACAGCTAATACTTCAAAAAACAACCTCCTCACTTACTGCTAAAACCAAAGTCCAGGGATGAGCTTTTCTAAAAGCAAATATAACTGAAAAAAGATTCAGTTCTTTTTATTCCAATTCACGCTTCTAAATTTTGATTGGTTGATATTATGAAATCACTACGTGTGTCCTGTATCCTCATCTTAAGTACACTACTTtatttaaaaggtttaaataaGGGATTTCACAAATGGTGGATGCCttttggttggttggttttttTAGCTGATTATGAATGAATTATAGTCTTTAGCTGAGGTTTTCCCAAAGTGTTATTAGACGGAGCAATGACAGGAAGAACTACCTGGATCATTGAGCAGCATAACCAAATCAAACGCTGTGTATCCATTCTTAGCTCGGAGGTTGACATCAGCACCTTGATTCAACAAGTACTTGACAATGTCTTTATTGCTGAATGGAGGGCGgaggagaaaacaaaagacagtgTAAGAAATGATACTTGCTCTGTGTATGACTTTGGAAGTCAGACATCCTGATATTAAATATGGTATTGACTTTTTGTCACTCTGTAGTAGAAACCTGTTCTAATTTACATTCAAAATCAGCAGGACAGCAACAACAgtgtttaagataagataagataacctttattagtcccacacgtgggaaatttgttttgtttaacacCTGAGCCAAACTTCTTAACCTCAAATTGATCTAAATCATTCTAATAAAAAAGCAATTTTCTGGTTGAAACAAACCAGCAGCTTCTCCTCACCCGTGGTAGGTGGCCTGCATTAAAGCGGTCCACCCATGGACACCATCTTGTTTATCTATGTCGGCATTCTTCTCCACCATCAGCTGAACCACCTCTAACTGGCCGCTTACTGCTGCCATCATGAGAGGCGTTGCTCCCTCCTGATTGGACAAATTCACCTGAGCAGGATCCTCCTCCAGGATTTCTTTGACCAGCTGTGAATTTCCTGAGAAGAAAACATATTTACAGATGTGTAGAGGCATGTAAAGTCATTCGTTTCCCAAAAACTTTTCCTCCAGGTTTATCTGTTCGATTCAGCGTACCTAATTTCAGAGCGCTGAGCACATCTGGCCTTCTTCTCTCATCATCTGCGAAGAAACAAGTGAGAATGAGAAGAGGAAAGAGATCTGGAAAAAACACAGCCCACATAGCTCAGCAAAAATCAGGCAGCGTGGGGGGCGGGGCTGGGGTGATAAGTACACAACTGTTACATGCTACAGAGttcaacacacacataaatcacATCAACTATAATTTATGTGCGAGACtgcttagaaaaaaaagaaaaaaggcagaaaagtAGAGCGGTGAAAGACGCATTCACTAGCAAGAACTAAAGCTCCAAATGTGATTTACCAGAATGTACTGCTAATGAAGATGACACGTTAATGAGAAGCAAAGAGCTAAGCCAGAGTCTGACGCTGTGGTTTGGGGAAGGCAGTGGCTTCGAATCCTGATAAATCCCTCTCAGTTCCCACAAACAGTTGCATAGGGCAGGTGGGCATTTGCAGCAGTAAACCAGCGATGTCTGAAAGGTGGGCCCACTCCTGAACTTCAGATAAGAGTAATAAGAACCTCACCAGAACTTGTACATCGTTAGAAACTAAAACTTGTAGGTTTCGCTAACAAATCTGCCTGATTTgtcttttcacacttttccttGTTTGCATGCTGCAATTAAAACCTTTGAAATATACACTGCGTGTGGCTACGTTGGTAATTTGAGCTAAAAACCTGAACTACCTGTGAGAAGAGCCATGAAACAAAGAGGCTGAGCTCCTCTGGCGCCTCTCACGTTAATGTTAACTGAAGTGCATTCGCATCCTGCAGGGGGTCGGGAGTGGGGGATGGATTCTCTTGTCGACATGGTGCTaccaaaataaaattcaaaagcTTTCAAAGCACCACACACTCTCAGAAAACACTAAAAAGTTgagtatttactttattttgtctttttgcaAACACTTTTTGCACTATTACGTCACTCTGCTATTCTCTGAtaataacataaaacataaaaacattcaacTGACTCCTTCATTATACTACACAGTGAAGTGTATTAACACAAGGCCTACTGTGGAAACCACTGTTGCCTTTATATGTTCTTTTTATGTTCTATATGGATTGAAGATACATGTGAAGTTGAAGTTCTATACTGATGTTATCCATGTTATTTGTGTCTGCTTTGGCTGATTTAATTttagtattaataataataataaaccccaacaatcagatgacccacTATGAAAACCACTTGGCAACGGTGGAGAGGAAAAAACTCCcttctaacaggaagaaaccttcaacaGAACCAGGAGGGGCAGTCATGCTGCGCCCGCTAAGGGGTGagggaaggaagacaggacagcCAGTATTTGTTCTTTTTAGGAAACATGTAACAATGTGTGTGCAGGCTCGGCCGCTCAGCTCCTTCAGTTTGCTTCAAAAGTTTTTCAGACTGGAAGATGTAAGTaagtaaatttttatttatataacacctttcaagataaaatcacaaagtgcttcaagCTAAAACATAAgaacaaaaatcaaccaaaagcaagtttaaaaagatgagtttttaACTGTTCTTTTACAAGGGCGTGTATAATATGCGATGGCACTACTGTACTTTATCATCAGGCCAAGACAGCAAAGTCTGAATGAGTAACTGAGGGAAGGCCGTACCTGTCTGTGGTCTGACAGTAGTGATGGAGTCCAAATAAGCCTTGATGTCTCTCTGTTTCAGCTGCATGGCCAGTTCAAAGGCTGTCTTGGACAGAACGTTGATTCGGTCTGGGTCAGCTCCACGTTCCACCAGctgctgagccacagccacctttgcaaaacacacacacacagctttaatCATCAGGTCCTACAGAAAATTAGCCCAGGTCCATTTTAAACAATTTATAAAAACCCATTAATAAATGCCACCAACATACCCACAATGtgctaaatatatatatctttttttatCCATCCAACCGTCAATGTTTTAAACCCTACCTTCCCACTTAGAGTGGACAGCATCAGCGGTCCCCATCCAGTGGTCTTCTGAGAGAAGTTTACATCAGAGCCCCACTCCAGCAGCAGGCACACAACGGCCTCATGACCGTGCTGAGACGCCACCATCAACGCTGTGATGTCCATGAATTCTctgccacctcctcctcccagACAGCCTTCACCGGGTCCAAAACTGGCTCcgctgtgaaaaaaaaacacaaaacacaaaacagtggAGGATGTTAGTTAGATATCACACTGGGCTACAAATTTacttgaaaaagagaaaaaacctgcAGCTGTTGTTATTGTTGCCATTGGAGACCGCCTCTGCGGCAACAGCCAGGTGATCAAAGTCATCCACGTACGCACCGCTCTCCAGAAGCAGCTTGACTACATGAGTGTGTCCCCCGCGAGCCGCCATGGTCAGGACGCTTGCTCCAAGCCTGTTGCGCCCATTAATCTCTGCCCCGTTCTCCAAAAGAATGTGGGCGACAGTCAAGTGGCCAAACCTGGGAGGAGAAATAGGACAGAGGAAGAACTTTGCATGTAGAAGTTGTTCTAGGTGAATTAGGATGCTCTTTTTAAGCCAGCTATCACAGGCTCCAAAAGAGATGCCAGTGCACTTTAAGCAAGGACTGTGTAGAAAACTACAGGTATGTtcaaaattagaaaaagaaaatggataAAAGTGAACAGTAATTTGCTACAAAGCACTTGAATTTTCTCTATAAATAAGGTTGAAGGCTCATTGAAATCTCTAGATAACAATGGTATTACTTTATAATACGGCCTGCACATAAGGGCATAAATTaaggttttgtttcttttaagatCAATTTAGCTAGGCTTGGCTCCATCATTATAAATTCTCACTGGCCTGCAAATTTTGATGATAtctttgtttcctgtaaaaacCTGACTTGTTACCCCGTTATTATAATGTGCCTTCTTGTAATTAACTGTTGGtaaaatataattacatttgaatttcaagtaaaataatttaaatacaatttaacTACAGTGGAATTTGTCGCTGGCTGTACCCACGAAACTCCACTAAGTTCCGCAAATGTTAAACCCCCGATCGGCCTGTGATATTAAAGGAAACAAGACTAAACACAATCTGCTCCCTCTCATGTCactaaaatgtgtgtttttatgcgACGAATTGGGGAGGGGCATCGGAAGATTCCTTCCCTTTAATATTAATTACTTTATGATTAACAACACACGGTGGCAAATAAAAAAGGCACATTTTTAGAAGGAGTATGGTGCCACCCTCTTACATGAGCTACATGAGTTACATGAGCTCCAGCAAGCTGCCCCACCTCGCAGCCTGCATCAGTGGGGTCCAGCCGTAGTTGTTGCGACTGTCCACTGAGGCCCCCTTTCTCAGCAAGAACCGGACCAGGTTCTCGTGTCCGCTGGCCGAGGCGAACTGCAGGCCGGTGTTTCCCTCTTCGTCGGTGCAGTCCACAGGTATCAGAGACAACATGTCCGCAGCGTCACACTCCGAACCCGCTTCTGACCGCAGCCTGCTCTGCCGCCCGGACTCCTTCGGGGCTCCGGGCTCCAGGATGCTCCGGGCCGTTTCATAGTCCCCCTCATCGCAGGCACGTAGAAGTAGCCGCGAATTCACGGGGACCCCGAAATTCATGTCTTTATTCGCCGCGCTGTTTCGTCTCCATTCAGTTTCCAGTTGTTTTATCGACGCTAACCGTGAAAAAGTTCTCCTCTGTCACTTGGCGGCGGCCTGTGTTTGGAAATCATGATGCACAGCAAAATGAAGTTCAGATTTGTTATTAATGTTCTTCCTTTCAAACAATACGCCAAGGAGCTCCTCTCCAGTCTCTACATTTAGTCTAATGTTCTTCACAAAACAACTTTGTGGCCATCAGCCGGCGATGCCCGGTTCCGTTACTTGTTTAGGAATCTGACCACGGTGAAGTTAGTGGCTACACGGCGCAACTTCTgcttttcaaaacaaaagcataCTCAGGTACGATCAGCTTTTAAGGTACTTTGGTCAAACCCACTTATAGCTCGGCTGCGTAGTATATTTCATTACATTGTGTTTGTATATCCTCACTCCACATTCGTATATGACTAGTGTCCGATACATTATTAGCCAagataatattttaaaatatacagtGTCACAAACCTTAATATATACTTTGTGACACAAAGCAAATGACACATcttataatttaaaaatgtaaatatcaaaagGGTAGTGTTCCACAGAATAGTATTGATATTGATATTATTCACTCGGCTATCACCATATTTCTGAACTTTTTGTTCGCCTCAACATGATTGTATTATTCTGAAACGTTTTTTACCGGAAGTGTTCTCTGGTTTTTATGTCtctgtttgctgttgttgtCCGAGGTTTCTGCGTTACATACTTAGAGGTTATTTAGTTGTTGTAGATATACAGAGGTTAACAGTGCTAAAAACACGAGGTTTctggtttatttttaatgttgtcatgattgttattgttatttatgtCCTGCCAACGCGCAGCTGATCAGATGTGCGAAAAACGTGTTTCCACTGCCCTCCAGTGGTGGAAAAATGCAACAATTCactttattcctttttttttttaaaccacagacACCAAATAGCAGTATCTACAGTGAGCATTATTATTTGCACAATATACACAAATATAGTTTTAATGTAAACTTTGAAATAAGGtttactttaaataaataaatatatttgaaaaaatattttaaaaaatctgggagatttttttttctctcagtaGAAAAAACAAGCAGTatgttatgtctgtgaaggttctcagtcatccaggtcatcgtagtcaaaggagcttgcaaacaaaagcgtctggacttctttaagttgcttgaagacgtttcacctctcatccgagaagcttcttcagttctaaggtcaaatggtggagagtcccagatttaaacctagtgggagtgaccccccacagagggacaaaaggaccccctgatgatcctctaatcgcctgagccaaggtgggaaactgggcgtgggtcccaatcagccagagtttcgggtgtgttcattgtgaaacctggccccaccttatcatgcgaattcctgaggtcagatggcccaggatgtgagtgggcgttaaggcgtctgggaagggatctcaaaactggattatagatggcagagagttggtgtcgtaaaccaccgcctctgttcaaagatggtcgctcacagtggacatagatctctgtccaaaatgtgaacattggcatcctcgaaagagtgtcctttatccttaagatgcagatggacttctaagtcagcaaagaggcacagaaaagaagaccagacaccagcgagggaggataagaaggacagacgcaacaacattgtcatcccctatgtagccggtgtatcagagaaactcaggagagttttctccaagcatgacatcccagtgtatttcagacccagcaacacgctcagacagaaactggttcacccgaaagacaaaacgccaaaacacaaacttaacaatgtggtgtatgctgtacagtgcagcgaggaatgctcagacctctacatcggagagaccaaacagccacttcacaaacgcatggcacaacacagaagagccacctccacaggacaagactcagcagtccatctgcatcttaaggataaaggacactctttcgaggatgccaatgttcacattttggacagagaggacagatggtttgaaagaggagtgaaagaagccatctatgtccactgtgagcgaccatctttgaacagaggcggggcttacgacaccaactctctgccatctataatccagttttgagatccctccccagacgccttaacgcccactcacatcctgggcaatctgacctcaggaattcgcatgataaggtggggccaggtttcacaatgaacacacccgaaactctggctgattgggacccacacccagtttcccaccttggctcaggcgattagaggatcatcagggggtccttttgtccctctgtggggggtcactcccactaggtttaaatctgggactctc encodes the following:
- the anks6 gene encoding ankyrin repeat and SAM domain-containing protein 6 isoform X2, with protein sequence MNFGVPVNSRLLLRACDEGDYETARSILEPGAPKESGRQSRLRSEAGSECDAADMLSLIPVDCTDEEGNTGLQFASASGHENLVRFLLRKGASVDSRNNYGWTPLMQAARFGHLTVAHILLENGAEINGRNRLGASVLTMAARGGHTHVVKLLLESGAYVDDFDHLAVAAEAVSNGNNNNSCSGASFGPGEGCLGGGGGREFMDITALMVASQHGHEAVVCLLLEWGSDVNFSQKTTGWGPLMLSTLSGKVAVAQQLVERGADPDRINVLSKTAFELAMQLKQRDIKAYLDSITTVRPQTDDERRRPDVLSALKLGNSQLVKEILEEDPAQVNLSNQEGATPLMMAAVSGQLEVVQLMVEKNADIDKQDGVHGWTALMQATYHGNKDIVKYLLNQGADVNLRAKNGYTAFDLVMLLNDPDTELVRLLASVCMQVDKDKSKHRARTLMTRSKSRQSLNNVPVPPDDKGGLKSWWSRMSNRFRRLKLTHTLRHGLSANRLAPFPDDAESSLDATMKANRKPAAVSNGAVAPTPAVAGNDMSTAWAVKTKDGGHCRASSEKDDFLITTMLRSGAPLTRLPNDKLKAVIPPFLPPSNFEPWNSDRSRVLREGKSEVPRLPMPPQRKLNSSGNSDITSISRVVSRSIKFPSIPKGPSSSSPSNSGHYHSPHSSGGSNGVAGLNRDSHNRSGGSADSVLSQIAAQRKRAAGLIEVKSQPPEKQHNQTPSQAPLPPPVSAPGLPLPDISLPDIHTHPSLVASDIHSRKKMELKKRPQSGNSSTSKSTSPTLTPSPSPTPKIPPVPGDSLSSASSHPRSKSSGGSSSGTITDEDELSSILKKLSLEKYQPIFEEQEVDMEAFLTLTDGDLKELGIKTDGPRQQILAAISELNAGKGRERQILQETIHNFQSSFGSSASNPRQPGQSRSPTSWMRHQVRSSSKR
- the anks6 gene encoding ankyrin repeat and SAM domain-containing protein 6 isoform X1, encoding MNFGVPVNSRLLLRACDEGDYETARSILEPGAPKESGRQSRLRSEAGSECDAADMLSLIPVDCTDEEGNTGLQFASASGHENLVRFLLRKGASVDSRNNYGWTPLMQAARFGHLTVAHILLENGAEINGRNRLGASVLTMAARGGHTHVVKLLLESGAYVDDFDHLAVAAEAVSNGNNNNSCSGASFGPGEGCLGGGGGREFMDITALMVASQHGHEAVVCLLLEWGSDVNFSQKTTGWGPLMLSTLSGKVAVAQQLVERGADPDRINVLSKTAFELAMQLKQRDIKAYLDSITTVRPQTDDERRRPDVLSALKLGNSQLVKEILEEDPAQVNLSNQEGATPLMMAAVSGQLEVVQLMVEKNADIDKQDGVHGWTALMQATYHGNKDIVKYLLNQGADVNLRAKNGYTAFDLVMLLNDPDTELVRLLASVCMQVDKDKSKHRARTLMTRSKSRQSLNNVPVPPDDKGGLKSWWSRMSNRFRRLKLTHTLRHGLSANRLAPFPDDAESSLDATMKANRKPAAVSNGAVAPTPAVAGNDMSTAWAVKTKDGAGHCRASSEKDDFLITTMLRSGAPLTRLPNDKLKAVIPPFLPPSNFEPWNSDRSRVLREGKSEVPRLPMPPQRKLNSSGNSDITSISRVVSRSIKFPSIPKGPSSSSPSNSGHYHSPHSSGGSNGVAGLNRDSHNRSGGSADSVLSQIAAQRKRAAGLIEVKSQPPEKQHNQTPSQAPLPPPVSAPGLPLPDISLPDIHTHPSLVASDIHSRKKMELKKRPQSGNSSTSKSTSPTLTPSPSPTPKIPPVPGDSLSSASSHPRSKSSGGSSSGTITDEDELSSILKKLSLEKYQPIFEEQEVDMEAFLTLTDGDLKELGIKTDGPRQQILAAISELNAGKGRERQILQETIHNFQSSFGSSASNPRQPGQSRSPTSWMRHQVRSSSKR